The genomic region CGAGTCGCGTCGTACAAGTCGCCTTGTATGTCGGATACAAGAGAAAGCGGCCACATGTGGTTGCATTTCGAGATGGCGTAGAGGGCAGAAACGAGTCAATCTGCACCAGAGTTGCATTTGTGGTCTGTGCATCTTGCAAGCCCATCAGAACCGACGAGGGCGGAAGTGGGGTtagaagacgaggaagaactAGGGCTAGCAGGGGTGGAGGtagaagcagaagaagaggcaggggcagaggaagaggcggatTGGTCTGTGACAGCAGCTAAAGTAGTAACAGACTCTGACGAGCCTTTAGTAGAACTGACTGATGCTGAAGCTGGTATAAAAGTCTGTGGACCGTCTGTCACACTTGCGAAGGCTCCCGTCCCAATTACGCTTGTCGCAGATACATCTGAACTCACACTTCTACTCTCGTCAGGACACTCAATCCCGTCTGAAGCGGAATTCGAGGTCGACGCTGGCGCTGTGGAGGTCACAGTGACCGAGGCCACCAGAGAGTCAGAGTGGGAAAATGATTCAGACTCTTCTGGATAGTCATCCAGCTCCGAGGTGGTGGGGGATCCTTGTGGAATGGAGGCGATGTGCGGCTCGGCGCTCATGACAGCCGCTGAAGATTCGTCCGGACAGTCACTGATAATTCCTGAGGCAGATGTGACTGCAGCAGCACTAGCTGAAGTGATTTCAGCAGCGCTAGTTATGATTGCCGAGGATGCTAATCCTATAACAGTTTCGGAAAGAGCTTCAGAGGTAAATTTCGTGGAAGTGCCTTCGGGGGGGCTTGTGCTTGGGGAGAGAGTGAGACCTTCGGTATCGAcgaatgaagaagggggTGCGTTCCCAATGACATCCAAGGCGCTCTTATATCAGGAATTCACCTCGACATCAAGTAAAGATAGGTATAAACAGGCACTCACCCAGCATTGGGAATATGAACTATAATAAACTGAATGGCAGTTGGCGCATCCTGCTCGCCCGATAGAGTGCTAATTGCTGGAATTATAAAATATCCTGTCAGGCTTATGCTGATGGGTGATGATATTGTTGTTCATCAGTATATCATTAACAATATCTGCATATATGGGATGGGCAAGTCAAGGCATGCCATCTGTATTCCTCAAGAGACGATTTATCCCACAAGGAAAGTGAAAGTCTGGGGAGTATGTAAAGAAGGGAGCGTTGCATCCCCGACATCCGTGTCGCAGCTTTGCTAACAGGCACCTTGCCGGAGAAATTTTGCATACAGTTGCCTGGGCAATTGGGGAAAGTCTTGGGGGGCCTTCGTTCAAGAATAATTTTTGGATCCTTTGAAAGGTTGACAAGGGGCATTTCAGTACGAGATAAAGGGATGGACTTGATGAATGATTTGCATTCCTGCAGAAATGAGCTATAAAACCACGTGTCTAGTAACCCGTTCACTAGCAATCAAAAAGGTCGGTGTCTAAAATGCCAAGGGGGGTATCGATGCATGTTGTACAATTGTATTACAGGTCGCTAATATCTCATCTAGGCATCTAACAACATTTCATCAGCATTCTTCCAGTCTTTATACTGCTTCTGCAAATACAATACACGAAAGTTAATTTACGTACCTGAATGCCGgcctccttcctccacgATTCaaactccttttccttctcctgaTAGCTCTGGACCAAGGAATCTAACACTTCCTTGATACCAGAATGTGTCGTCTCCAAGGTCGGCACGACATCTTGCACAGAGCGCTTGACGAGTGTGCCGCCTATAAGACGGTAGCATGTACGTGATGGTTCGGATGATTTTAACGGGCGGAGAGTAGAGAGGACCAGGCTGTTataaagaaaaaaaaaatcagaCTGGTATAAAGCAGAAGGAACGCCAGATGTAACGCACGAGTATTCGTCCATCTCCGATTCCAGCTCTCCAATCTTCTGGGCGAGGTTTTGAAGCTCAGTCCTGTATCTTTGGAAGATTATGGAGGCCTCCTGGGCGTTCGTAGGAGCCTTGGGAGGCATTTTGGGAGAGAAATCTGCGGTTATTAGATACTTTTAGAGAGTGTACGCACAAAAGTACAAGTGTCGTAACAAGGCTCGACGAGGACGACCAGACCCGTTGCGTCATCATTTTCGGGGATAAGGCCTAATGCCGAGCTGTGGCGGAATGTACATTTGCGGAATCCTTTTGTCTTTACTCTTTCCAACGCTCCTAGGGCATATATCCAAAAAAGGGCCATACCTAACCCACTCTTCCCGTAAAATCATCTCAAATCCACCATGGCCGATTGCATAACCATAGCTCCAGAGCTCTCCTTCAAGGACCAGGTATGTGTTAATCCGCTCTTCCCCCGATCAATTTTGAGCTGACAAGATCTTTTTCGTTACGTCTTTTCCTAAAAGATCACAGAGCTCGCTGCTCACCTTTCTAGGTCATTGCCCAATGCCGACAACCAAGTCGCTGTGAAGGAGTTTGTGCAGGGATACGAAAACCAGGTGGCCAcagaggaagggaaggatgatgtggaagacgcgaagaagaagcaggtTGTGAAGAGCATTGTGGACAAGTTTGTCGAGTTGAAGGGTGGGCTTGAGGCTGCCAAGGAGTCTGGTAAGTTGTTTCTGTTCTGCTGACGGATTTATGGAAAAGTATTTCATACTGATTTTACCGGCACAGAGGTCGAGAGCTCCCACTTTTTATTACAACATGTTCTTTCAACCACTTTTGATCAGGCGTCAGAAGAGTATGTGCAGGCGGTTAAGGATGTCAACGAGGCTGTTAAGAAGGGCGCGCAAGAGACCACCAAGATCACAAGGGCCGAGGCTGCTTCTCGAGTGTATGCAATCTCTTACATTGTATTTGAAATGAAAAAGCTAATTATTCTTGCAGTCTCAAAAACACCTACAACTTCCTTCCCTCAAACTCTCCTATCCGAACTTCGACCCTTCTCGCATTGATGTCGCTCCTCGCCTCTACCCTTGACTTGTCTGCTCTTCCCCTCCCTACAtctaccctccttcctgctctctcttcatggtccatcccttcttccgaAAAGGTGTCTTTCCTCACAACTGCCTCTGGCCTCTATCAGTCCATCGGCAACCTCGCCAAGGCGCTTGAGCTTCTCACCCTTGCTTTGAAGGAGTCTGTCGAGCCTACTGTTGTCGAGAAGGCTGTTTTGCTCGCTTTAGCGGTCCCTAACCGGTTTGAATTGGATGATGTGCTTGCCGTGCAGGGCGTCAAGGAGCAGCTTGGGAAGGTCCAGGGTGTGGCCGAGTTATTTGAGGGTGATGAGGTTGAGGCTATtgagaagggcaagaagtGGGCGGCGGAGAACGTTTCTTTGATCGAGGGTGCTGGTAAGTTTCCAAGTTGTCGTAATGAAAGGTTTAGTGAGAGAACTAACGTTTTGTCACAAACAGGTATTCCTGGGTTCACTTCCGAGACAATCTTGAGAAAACTTCGACTTATTGCCCTTGTTGCTCTTTGCGCCAAGAGCGAGACCCGTCAACTCGAGTACGCGCCCATCGCCAAGGCTTTGGCAATCGAAGAGTCCGAGGTTGAGACTTGGGTCATTGACGGTCAGTAACATATCTGAATGATCTATACCGCCTCGTTTACTAACATGGAACTCACGCACTACCAGCCGTCCGATCAAAGCTCATTGTCGCCCGAATTTCTCAACCCCAGTCCCTCATCCGCATCCAATCTATTTCCTCAGTCACCGCCTCTTCCCGTCGCTTTGGCCCTAATGAATGGCAGCTGCTTGAGAAGCGATTGGAAcagtggaagaagagcgtGAACGAGGCCAGGCAGGTTGTTGAGGAGGCCGAGCTTGTTGCCCAGCAAGGTTTGGGACAGCAGAggaggggagggaagaggagagaggagaagaaggagaaggaggagaaggaggaaaaggaggagcaggagtAATTGATCTCTCTGGGATAGGAGTTGGTGTATAGATACATATGCATTTGTGGCTATTTTCGCGCTTGATATTTGATGATCGGTTGTTGTTTTGTAGGATGTGCGGCGTTGGCCGTCACCATTCCACCGCCCTCGCGCTTGTGCACACATCTGATCTCCCTTTCTCTAATCTCTTCCGTCATCGATCTCACCTGCATCGCCCTCCCCCGCTGCGCCATGGACCCCCTCTCCCCTCCCGACGACATCAACGCCGGATGGTCATCCCCTACCACCAGCCTCCGCTTCAACCAGCCATCTGCTGCGGAGGGCACACCACCTGCATCCGCCACCTCCAATCCTTACTCTGGTCGCAACGCCAGTGCCAGCGAGAACGAGAACGGCTTCGGCACATACACCAGCCAGGTACGCGGCAGCGGTGCCATCGGTGGCGACGTAGGAGCTGGGTACAGGGAACCCGTCGTCTTCGGTGCACCGGGGATGGGACTTGTCAGCCCTCCGCTAGAGTCACAGTCTCAGCAAGAGACCGCAGCCGGTGCAGCTCAGCAAGAAAGAAATGCACCACGAGTCTATCTCCGCGTAAGGATCGGAACATTGGAAAGGAATAAGAAGGATTTGTTGATCAGGTTTGATGCGAGTGTACGTGTCATCCGCTTTTTGCCCTTGACAAGTCGTAGCAGCCCACTGATATGACACTGCGAAACAGACAAACCTATCAACCTACAAGAATGGGATGTATAGGAACATGCAGAGGAGCTATGTCGAGTTCCAAAAGTTTGCAGAGCAACTGTCGCTCGTTTGCCCACAGAGTAGGTCATGCCACATGCTTCCCTCACAGGTGCATACTGACATCCCTTGGTAGCTATCATACCTGCCCTTCCTTTGCCTTCCACGTCAGCATCTACAGACGACGAAGATGATAGGCTTGTAAGGATCGCGCTGCAAAGATGGTTTTCCAGAGTCTGTGAGGATCCagtgttgatgagggaAGACGAAGTTAGAAGCTTTATCGAATCGAACTTTGGAGTGAGCCTCAATCTCACTATGAAGGAACAATGACCGAGAGCGCTGATCAATACATCATAGTACTCCCCAGTTCCCCCTCCTACAGTCAAGCGCACTCAGACAAACGTCCTCTCCGCCTTGACCAAAGTCGTCCGTCGAGGTCCTCTTGACGAAGACGACGAACTCTCATCTGCCAAAATCGCGCTGGACAAGCTCGAAGAGCGCTACGGCCACGCCGCCACCTGCGTTAGCCATGTCGGCAAAGCTAGACGACAGCTGGCAAATAGCAATGCTGAATTAGGTGCAAAGATGGTCAGCCTCAGTACGGTGGAAAGCGAACCGAGTTTGGCTGGTGCGGAAAGGAAAATCGGAAGAGCGTGGGAACAAGTCTCGGGAATGATTAATGCTCAAGTAAGTTTTCATAGCGTCGATCAATGATCCTCTTTTTTTACAGTAGTACTGATTAGGAGTAGGCGTCAAACGAAAATGTCATCCTTAGCGATACCTTGGGCTATCAAGCCCTCAATGCTCGCGCTGCCAAGGATACGCTTTTGCAAAGAACCGCGGTCCTTGAGGACTCCCAGTCAGCCAGTAAAGCCGCTATCACGAAGCGTAGGAATTTGGAACGTCTCAAGGCCAGTTCGAACATCAACCCTGCCAAAGTTGACGATGCTATCAGCGAGATGCAAGAGGTACGTCTCTTCACACGATCTTCGATATCAGGGCATTCGCAAGCTAATCTGTAACACATATATAGGCGGACAGCCTCGAACAATCGCTCTCCCATCGAGTAAATGCCATCTCACAGAATCTTCATGTCTCCCTTAGAGCACACTCGCGCCACGCTCACGAGGATATCGCCGTCAGCTTAATGGAAGCCGCAAGAATGTCGGCAATGTACCATAAACAAGCACTTAAAGAATTGGAAAGCTTGAGAGCGGACATTAGCAAGGTAGCCCCTGGAGCGGCGCCCCTTGATGGCTTGGCCGTCAGTGGGAAATCACCTGCTGCTTCTCGGGTGCAGCCCACTCAGCCGCCGTTCATGTCAAGGgctccaccaccacctcaATCTCAGTTTGCCTCGCCGTATGCTGCCCAACCTCCTCTGACAGCGCAGGTGGGGCGCCAGCCGCCTATGGCACGTACTCCTCAGCCCCAGATTCAACCGCAGCCTCAGGCTCAACCCCAAATCCGACCGCCAGTCCAGCCTCAGGCTTACCCTGGGAACCCTTATGCCACTCaaccgccaccaccaccaccagctCCTCAATCAGCCACATCTCCTTTCCCATCCCAGTCCCGATCCAATTCTTACGTTATCCGACCTCCAGGTTCATCCTCCCAATCACCCTATGGTCCTGCACCCAATGCCGCCGGTTCTTCTACCTCCTCCCAATTCTCGCCTCGTATACCAACTTCCCCACCTACAACTGGGTTCCCTGTTTCAGACGGGACGCAGTCCATGTTCCTCCCTTCGGGAGGGAATGGAAGTATGCAGCAACGACCATATAGTGCTGCTCCTGAAGCCCCTGGTTTCGCCGGTGCGTCCAGGACGGTCGATCCACTTGCAGGTTTCCCAAGTCGTCCCGCGGCGGCGGCGCCGGGCATGCAAGGGATGGCACAAAGCATGTTCATCCCTTCCCAATCCCAACCTCAATCTCAATCTCAATCTCAAACGAGTTTCCGACCCTACCCGGGTTATTACGCCTCTCAGTCCCAGCCACTCACGCCCAGTGCCGGACCGGGTCCTTCGAACCAAGTTTATCAGTCGTCGCCAATGCCATTGCCATTCCAACCCCCGCAACCTCCGTACCAGCCCGGTCAAGGTCAATTCGGCCGAGGATACTCCGCCCAAAATGTCCAAGGCTATCCTGGCCcacagcaacagcagcagcagccacaGCAGCAAGTTTCGCCATTCCCTGGACCGGCTGGGGTACAAAGGGCGGCAACCATTGCGACTGAGCGGAGAAAGTTGGATGAGAGGAAGGCGGCAAAGATGTTGGCGGGGGGATTTTAGATGACCTTTTTTGTCTTCCATCGATGTCTTGATGGGGAGCAATGTGGAGCAAAGAAGCAAAATATTACCATTACCTTTTGGGTGATACGTTGATACCATTGGTATTTTTTGTTAAGTGACATGTGCCCGTTTTACGATGTGTGGttttgatgaagaggatcGATTACTTGTGGATATGACGATTATTAGGGCACTGAATGCATACATACCATTTTTTTTGAAGCTAACCGATGAATCCAGACTATTAGCTGGTGGATGCTACATGAAAACACGCCTAAAGTTACAAACATCTGGTAACGCAGAAAAGATCCATAACATACCAACAACAAGGGTATGAAGTCGGAAAATGTGGGGTGACAAACTGGTCGTTGTTTTGGTTCCAACGGTCGGCAGGCATATATAATCCCAGTAACGAGTGGAATAACATGAAGCTCGTGCCTTGATTAACGCGTTTGGTAAGGTGCCGAATGTCACAAGTCGCGCTCTTTCATAATTCCCATCTTTCATTCATCAATTCGTTCAACATTTCTTgcctccatcttcctcgccaGCTCGAGAGGCATCGCATAACATGCCGCAACTGACAGAAATCGAAGTGCTCACGTACTACTCCTCCGTAGTCTGCGGTCTGCTGCAACCGGGATCCTCGTCCTTAATATCTATCCCCAAGGTTGGGTCGCGTCAAGATGTTGTTGAAGACGTCAACACAACATCCCCTCAAAATGCGCTAGATTGCAATGTAacgaagaaggaaaagaagggaaaggggaaaaagGATAATCATGACGCGACGCATGCAGTAGAGCCAAGCGTTAAACCTGTGGAAGCCGTGATTGCGGTAGCGAAGCcgaaggacaaggagaaaCAATCGAAAAAGAAGCAGACGAAGACTCTGGATGCCAGTCTCCCCACTGCTGAGTATCTGGAACAGAACATGCCGGCTTCAAATGacagaaagggaaaaaacCAAAGTAACGGCTTGCCTCAAAAGGCATCTGGTCAAACAGAGCCTACACAGACTCCCACTCCCCAAGCACCTCAGCTGCAAAGCACAGGTGTCCTGCTTTCGACAGATACATCAGAGGGAAACAAGAAGTCaaccaagaggaagaagctaGAATCAGCTGCTGCAGTGTCAGAAATGCCGCATAAAAAGGCGTCGACGAGAGCGGACAAGGAGGGAACAGAAGGACAAACCcctgccaaggtcaagcCTCGAAAGTcaaaggacaaggagaaggatgcgGCTGCTCCAATAAAGCAAGCGCAACCTGCTGAGATAGAGACTGGAAATGAAAAACAACTCGCCAAGGCTAAACCTCGAAAGTCAAAGGGCAAAGATCACACTGCCACTGCTCGTATTCCTGCCGCTATTATCAATTCCGGCAACCCCAATGTTCCCGGCTCCAGCTCTAAGCCATCAAAATCTGCCATTACGGCGCCTATTCCTGAGTCGCCTGCGTCCCCGAAATCAATAACACCACCTCGAAGCACAACGCCACCCCGGAGCCTCTCTCGAGCGCCAAGCACGCCCATctctgaagaagacgttATCCGACACCTGTATACCCATCTTTCTAGTAGTTCAGAGCCTTCTGTTGCCTCTCCACCTACTCTATCCACATCTGAGGTTCGAAAACGAAGAAGGGAGTCCATGGTTGAGACTCCACTGAGACATAAAGTTTTATCGCGACCAATGGAGAGtttgggaaagaagagacggATGAGTGGCGCAAATGAATATAAAGATGCAGACAAGGAGGGCGAGCATATGATGGAGGAAGTAGACATGCTTGCTTCTCCTGCTGTCTCAACGGCGTCTGCTgcagaaaagaaggaaaagaaggacaagaaaaaaaagaaggataaaATGTCTGCTTCGCTTGCCGAATCATTGTCCAACCCCTCTCCAGCTCCTATATCTGATGAATCCACTGAGCTCCCAAACTTCTCTGAgctgagaaagaaggataagaagaagaagaaagaaaagaaggaaaaaaagcagaagaaggagaaagagaagcaggaaagggaaaaaggcgaagcgaaggagaagggaaaagggaaggagcatggaaaagaaagaaagagaaaatcCGAAGCGTTTCAAGCTGAAATTAGCAGCCCTGCCGTTGCTCCTGCGGCTATCCCTGCATCAGCATCAGCGCCAGCACCCGCATCCGCACCCACGCTCGCATCGTCCATTTTGACCCCCACTCCAAAACAGAAGATACCTGCACCGTCTTCTAGCAAACAAAAGAGACGCCTCACGGAAATCCCAATCCCCAGATTACCACCATCTGTCAAACCGTCTGCTGCTACAACAACTGCCGAATCTCCGACATCATCTAAGAAAATCAAGCTGTTGCAGGGGCGCATACTCCTGGGTACCAGCCCTGATGCAGCTAAGATGCATATGTATGCGAGCATGGGTACAGTGACGCCTTCCCCGGGTTCAAAAGGTTCGTcgaaaaaggagaagattagGAAAAAGGGCCCAAAATGGATCACGGAGACACCAAGGATGTAGAGGTATGTTTCGCTAGACTGGTCAACACTCTGCACAAGGCTAACTTCTTCAGTAACTGAATTAAATAATGTAACAGTAAAAGCGAATAATCAGGAATTTGGTTATCTGCGCCTTGGGTTTGTTATAAATACTTCTTTTGATGATTTAAcgattttttttttgtaAGATTATTCAGTGCCATCAAGAGGAGTTTGTCTTGTGTGCATGGTACCCCTGTCTTTACGACATAGCAGTAATTTAAAAATGTCAGAGATAACCCACTCCCCCCATCAGATCGATCATCTCCCCACTTGTTGAGCCCAACTGCGCAACCTGGGCAGTCTGAGGGATTTGTGGCACCTGCAACCCCGAACTTGAGTTGACTTTGGCGGCTGCAGATAAGTGGTGCTCTCCTCCTATCACATTCAGTGTATTATCATCTGTAGGCGAACATTCCACCTGCAAAGTTTTCAACGATTCAGCCGTCAACCGAGCAGCAGGCCAAATATAAGAAAATTCTTGCAGGATTTCTTGAACGAATGTAAGAGATTCTAGAGCCCATGCTCGTTCTTCGACTGTGACATTTGGAAGACCAGCTATATGAAGGACGAGCATGGTACCTCCGACATACAAGATACTGCCATAAGGTACATCAGTTTTATACGCTGGCCATGTTCATTCGAAAAGTGCAAGAGCGTACTGTTGCCAAGATAGAGGTGCACACATGACCCCGTGGTGCTTGACTAAATATCGAGCCGTATCCACAATGTCTCTGGTATATTGCAAACACTTGCTCAGAGCCTCCGGTATCAAGCTTGGCCC from Cryptococcus decagattii chromosome 3, complete sequence harbors:
- a CDS encoding eukaryotic translation initiation factor 3 subunit M; amino-acid sequence: MADCITIAPELSFKDQITELAAHLSRSLPNADNQVAVKEFVQGYENQVATEEGKDDVEDAKKKQVVKSIVDKFVELKGGLEAAKESEVESSHFLLQHVLSTTFDQASEEYVQAVKDVNEAVKKGAQETTKITRAEAASRVLKNTYNFLPSNSPIRTSTLLALMSLLASTLDLSALPLPTSTLLPALSSWSIPSSEKVSFLTTASGLYQSIGNLAKALELLTLALKESVEPTVVEKAVLLALAVPNRFELDDVLAVQGVKEQLGKVQGVAELFEGDEVEAIEKGKKWAAENVSLIEGAGIPGFTSETILRKLRLIALVALCAKSETRQLEYAPIAKALAIEESEVETWVIDAVRSKLIVARISQPQSLIRIQSISSVTASSRRFGPNEWQLLEKRLEQWKKSVNEARQVVEEAELVAQQGLGQQRRGGKRREEKKEKEEKEEKEEQE